Proteins encoded within one genomic window of Microbacterium sp. zg-B185:
- a CDS encoding malate:quinone oxidoreductase, which yields MTETVDVVLIGGGIMSATLGTLLSELQPDWKIVVYERLHDVGLESSNAWNNAGTGHAALCELNYTPEGPDGRIDPSKAISINEQFQQSRQFWSSLVEEGALDAPSTFINSTPHMTFVRGEKDVAFLKKRYEALKDQPLFAGIQYSEDSRVINKWAPLLMQKRLAGEPFAATRVPAGTDVDFGALTHQLFDNLRERGAQVVTNREVRKLKRMKDGTWRIRWRNSIGSSPGETRARFVFVGAGGWALKLLQRSGIPEIKGYGVFPIGGQWLKTSNPALVAKHKAKVYSQASVGAPPMSVPHLDTRVVDGETSLLFGPFATFSPKFLKNGSMLDIVSQVRPSNLWPMMKVAIDNPSLITYLVGELLKNHKKKVDSLRTFMPTAKDEDWELLNAGQRAQVMKKDPKKGGVLQFGTEVVTGADGTIAGLLGASPGASTAVSIMLGLLQTCFPDRIQEWEPRLRVLIPSYGQQLNPRPEVAEEILSETAEALALTA from the coding sequence GTGACAGAAACCGTCGATGTCGTTCTCATCGGTGGCGGCATTATGAGCGCCACCCTGGGCACGCTCCTCTCTGAGTTGCAGCCCGACTGGAAGATCGTCGTCTACGAACGACTCCACGACGTCGGTCTGGAAAGCTCCAACGCGTGGAACAACGCCGGGACCGGTCACGCCGCGCTGTGCGAGCTGAACTACACGCCCGAGGGTCCGGACGGCAGGATCGATCCGTCCAAGGCCATCTCGATCAACGAGCAGTTCCAGCAGAGCAGGCAGTTCTGGTCCTCGCTCGTGGAGGAGGGCGCGCTGGATGCCCCCTCGACCTTCATCAACTCCACGCCGCACATGACCTTCGTCCGGGGCGAGAAGGATGTCGCGTTCCTCAAGAAGCGGTACGAAGCGCTGAAGGACCAGCCGCTGTTCGCCGGCATCCAGTACAGCGAGGACTCGCGCGTCATCAACAAGTGGGCGCCGCTGCTGATGCAGAAGCGTCTGGCGGGCGAGCCGTTCGCCGCCACCCGGGTGCCTGCCGGCACCGACGTGGACTTCGGCGCCTTGACGCACCAGCTGTTCGACAATCTGCGCGAGCGCGGGGCGCAGGTCGTCACCAACCGCGAGGTGCGCAAGCTCAAGCGGATGAAGGATGGGACCTGGCGCATCAGATGGCGCAACTCGATCGGCAGCAGCCCGGGCGAGACGCGGGCGCGGTTCGTGTTCGTCGGCGCCGGCGGCTGGGCGCTCAAACTGCTGCAGCGCTCCGGCATCCCGGAGATCAAGGGCTACGGGGTGTTCCCCATCGGCGGACAGTGGCTGAAGACCAGCAACCCCGCCCTGGTGGCCAAGCACAAGGCCAAGGTGTACTCGCAGGCCTCGGTCGGCGCGCCGCCGATGTCGGTGCCGCACCTGGACACCCGCGTGGTCGACGGCGAGACCTCGCTGCTGTTCGGGCCGTTCGCCACGTTCAGCCCGAAGTTCCTCAAGAACGGTTCGATGCTCGACATCGTCTCGCAGGTACGCCCCAGCAACCTGTGGCCGATGATGAAGGTCGCCATCGACAACCCGTCGCTGATCACCTACCTGGTGGGTGAGCTGCTGAAGAACCACAAGAAGAAGGTCGACAGCCTGCGCACCTTCATGCCCACGGCCAAGGACGAGGACTGGGAGCTGCTGAACGCGGGTCAGCGCGCCCAGGTGATGAAGAAGGACCCCAAGAAGGGCGGCGTCCTCCAGTTCGGCACCGAAGTCGTCACCGGCGCGGATGGAACGATCGCCGGGCTGCTGGGCGCCTCGCCCGGTGCGTCCACGGCCGTGTCGATCATGCTGGGCCTGCTTCAGACCTGCTTCCCCGACCGCATCCAGGAGTGGGAGCCGCGCCTGCGCGTGCTCATCCCCAGCTACGGGCAGCAGCTCAACCCGCGTCCGGAGGTCGCCGAGGAGATCCTCTCCGAGACCGCGGAAGCCCTCGCCCTCACCGCCTGA